cccGAAAACCGGTCGAAAATCAAACGGTTCAAAATCACCTCCTGACGGGGCGCCAAAAATAATACTACTACACCTAATAATACACCTACAAACCAGACGAAAAGAATCCTAGAGTAGCAAATGCAGACGCGTCCTGCGCCCGTCACGTTAGCTATTGCGCCTCCAGATCCCTCTCGCCATCCTCCAACCTGGCTGGCTCCGACGGCCCGCCGGCCTTGACgtcgtccggcggcggcttgaCCACCTCGGCCCGGCACACGGGGCACGTGGTGTGCGCCACGAGCCACATGTCGACGCAGGCCCTGTGGAAGAGGTGCATGCACCCGGGCAGCTGCCTGGCCACCTCGccgtcggccatggcgcagaGGCATATCGCGCACTCCCACCGGTcgccctcgtcgtcgccggtgcCCCGGtactcgaacttgggcagcgcggcgatggcggcctTGCTGAGCCCCGTGGGCCGCTTCTTGGCCGCcgtggacgccgccgtcgatgccgatgccgatgccccGACCGTGACCCGGTTCACGGCCCGGCGCATGAGGTAGCAGCGGATCATGCAGAGCACGAAGAGGATGATGAGCAGCGAGGCGAAGGAGATGCCGAGGACCTCGAGGTAGGACGTGGTGGAGCAGCAGGCCGGGTCGATGTCGTCGTGGGCGGCGCTGCGGTACGCCTTGGAGAGGCGGGAGAGAGCGAAGCAGGACTGGTCGACGGGGAGGCAGCCGGTGGTCTGCTCGTGCATGTCCTTGGCCTCGGCCATCGCCAGATATACTTGGCTCCGAGATATTCTGCCACTTTCATTGGCGGTGACACCGGTGCTGGGTTAAGGGTGTGTGCATGTGGAGAGGGAGCGGAGCGTGTGTGATAAATATAAATAGGAGGGTGTCTTTCTTTGGGGGGTTTTGTACTTTGTGGCGACGGGAGCAGAGTAACCTGCGGCTGCGGGGAGAGAGAATGGTAGATGCTCGACCCTGGACAAAATTAGGATGTACTTCTCCAAAGATGACTAGTGTTGCTGTTTATTGTGTCACTAATGTTGCTCTCATGCAGGCAGTAATTTGCTAAGATTCGGCGTCTTGTCTGCATTATGCCCGGTCTGCTATGTGAACTGTTGCAATATGATACTATATGTTACTCTTTCCAAAAGATATTGTGtggctgatttagtacaaaattgtattctatgttgtactaaatcaacaaTACTTGTTATGGATTGGAGGTagtcaattttttaaaaaaaaacaccaaagCGGGTGTTTCATCCATTAAGATTATGCATTAGGACTAGAGATTCCTTTGGAAGTCCTTCGctatagaaaaaatatattttaggGTTAGAATTCTCTAGTTTTCATGCAAATTCCTACCCCAAAGAGGGCCTAATGTTTTTTGCATATCATTATGTAGTAATGCCTGGATGACCATGTATATGGTTTCGGTCTCGGGGGATTATGGAGCACAGATTACATTAGTAAAGTGGAAACACTCAAATGTCTTCTTGCTTGGAATATGGAAGAAACATTCAAGGAAGAAACGGCAGATGCTTAGAGGATTGGCTTAGAAAGTCTAGATAACCCCATGTAATTATTCCTGTGTacatatttttgcaaaaaaaatacagtagaTCAATTGATCTACTGTTTTTCCCTCAGATTATGGAGTATTTAGGAAAAATGGTCCCCTGACGTACAATCGGTGTCATAATAGTCACCGACACGTGGGTCGTGGAGCTGACCCCACGTGTCTGCGACTGCATCTTATATCACCGAAGTCAGCTTCGTCTTTTCGCCATCTTTTATATGGTTCAGCAAAAATGATATTTTAGCTGTAATCGACATGACAAAAGTAAACGCCCCCTATCTTGTTACTAAACTGGAGGATATACATTACGTGCTGCCTTGTCACGTCACATCCTACCAAGAAAAGAGCAAATGAGAAGTATTCAAAGTATATCTGACATTCATTTCATCCAATTCGCAGACCAAAAACAGAGAGCAAGAAAGGATCGAAGAATAAATTCACCCGTGAGCGCGCGCACGGGCAAACGCTGCAATCCCAAGCTACAACTCGCGCGGACCACGTTAATAGGCGTTATAATCTGCACACGAGTACGTGCTATTGCCGCTCCAAGTCCGtttcctcgccggagccggacgCCCGCCCACCGAACCACCCATTCCGCTCCGGCACGGCCCCtgtcgtcgtcgaggacgaAGACGACACCGTCCCATCGTCCAACATCTCGACAGGCACGACGGAcgccgacgcggcggcggctcgatcAGCCAGCCTCCCGCGGCAGACGGGGCACGACGCATTGGAAAGGAGCCACACGTCGACGCACGCCTGGTGGAACATGTGGCCGCACCCAGGGAGCCGCCTCGCCGTCTCCCCCTCTTCCACGGCGCCGAGGCACACCGCGCACTCGACCGTCGACGCCGAGCTGTCCCGCCGGTACGGAAAAGACGGCATCATGGCCTCAAtggcgtcggcgtcgaggCCGCGCTTATTGAGCAGTGGAAGCCCCGGCTGCCTTTGCAGGGGTGCCTGTGCAGTACTGTGGCGCCGCGCCCAGGAGCGGCGAATGTTGAGGAAGCGGAGGCAGAGGAAGAcgatgatgaagaggaagcAGCAGGCGAAGGACCCCGCAAGCGCGGCGAGCAGCGTCGTCGTGCCGCAGCATGGGGACACGCCCACTCCTCCTAGCCCCGGCTGCAAGGCCGTGTTAGTCGTGTCTGTGGACATGGTGGCGCAGCAAATGGGCTTCGTGAAATCGTCGGTGAGCTAATGGTACTAAATACTCctatatacggagtagtatatcGTGGACAGACCGATCGCCGCCTGGGTATTTTGGTTGGGGTTATCATCATATTTTAAGATGGGGTACGTAGTCTCCTGTAGGGACAGAGTAAATTGCATCACGAATGACGACTTCTGTATGTAAATAAGGCGTTGAAGTTTCTCTCCAACAGCCAGCTTTGTTTTTTAAATAGGTGTGTTCGAAATGTCGTGCATGGGATGTTCTCAACCTTCCCTTTAATATTGCCGCAGACTATACATTCGTCTGGTTAAATTCGTTTTTTCACCGTTCCAcgattgttgtcgttgttttagtataaTTTTGAATCTAttatatatactaaaagcaacaTGAGAGGTACCGAGAGGAGGCTCCACATTGATACACATCACCTCAATTGTTATGGCCGTTCGATCTGAGATCTAAGGATGTAGTAACCGTTTTACGTTACACATGTTTACGTGCCAAACATGGCCAACGAGGACCgatccagtttttttttccatgcgGTGGGAGCAAGGAGCGTACGCGGCCCAGCCCTTtcccatgttttttcttttttctcatcCAGGCCTAATCGATCCAGCCCGTATTAACAAATAGCCTAATCAAGCCGGCCCGTATTAACAAATACGGAGGatcgctaaaaaaaacaaatacggagtattagGCGCACAACGGTTGCATGCGGTGAGAAAAATCGGCAGCCCACCATGACGTGCTGCATGCGTGGAGAAAAGCGGTTTCCTTCGTTTGGAGAAAAATCATCAGTCCCTGCATGCATGGGGTGATCAACGGAATGCATGCATAGCAGAAGTCAGTTGTAAAACGCTGGCCGGCATCGCTCCGATGCTGCGTTAATATTAGTACAAAACAATAAAAGCCCTACATAAAAAGACGGAGTGAGTACGTATATAAATATCTTTGTACTGATCAAGGTGGAGCGTGCCAAAACCAGAAGCCACCACCCACTGCTCTTATTCCTGAGAGAAATTAAACTGCAAGGGGAAGCGATATCGGTTTGGTGAGACCGTGAAAGAGGGAATCGAGAGACTAAGAGAGGATGAGATATTTACTTCAGGCTACCGACATTTGGATTTGTCCTCAGATTGCAAAACATACAAGATTTagagagaaaaggagagaatcTGAAGAAACATGATTATCATTCTTCTAAACATATATGGAGTattaaattttttaaattaaaaCTACCATGGACAACGGGAATCATCATACATCTAAAAGGATTTTCTCTATGCATAACATACTTACAAATTATAATAACATAACATATATAGGCTACAATAATATCCAagcaaaataataaaaattagCCACACACATAAACTCCCGTCCGATATAATTAGTCcatctgatccataataaatgtctcgGATTTTGTACAAACTTAGCACCGAGATGCATCAAATCTGAGATatacttattatggataggAGAAGACCCGCGCATTTCACGTGGGCCACCATGCTATTACATAAATAGTATGACAATACATACCCACGTCAGCTAGAAAGCTAAGACGATTGCAGATGTTTCCCGCGCAATTGCACGGGACACCGTGCTAgttaaaacaacgacaagaattatgggaggGGGTGAGTATTGACTAAAAATTGCAATAAAACACAGGTGTTTGCATTTAACAGATGCATCTATAGATGCGGCAACTGGTACAGAGTTGATCCCGTGGAGCATACGGAGATTCGGTTCTACCCCTGATTCACCTGTCTGTATCCATTGCGGTTGGATCGCTCGCACCTGAAAGAGATGTATGATTTTATAATATTCGTGGcacagaaaagaagaaggaaggagaaatATTTTGTTCAGGATATGAGTTTATGAAAATAATAAGCATGCCATTATCAGAGTAAATcggtccttttttttccattcatATCAGGGACTTTACTATTTGCAGTAGAAAATCTTCAGATATTCCTTTCTAttgtaacttctttttttgagaatctcCTTTCAATTGTAACTAATTATATCTTCCTTtacttcactttgaatctaaTCCTGGAAAATAAATAAGCAAATGGATGGAAATGGGCCCATTTCAGGCTTTCAGCAGTCAAAACAAAAGCATGTGCGCCTTAATAAAAGCAGCCCTAGGCAATTGGGTATTCGGCCTAGCCAGAATGAGGCAAGTTGAGACCTTGCAATTGGACAGAACAATCAGCCCAGTTGAGATCCACGACATCACCGATGTAAACATGATTGTgccatttttcaaaaaaaacaaaacatggtTGTGTCATTTCGCTCAATAGGGAGCGAACGTCCGCTTTTTAGCCTTCCGACGTGACGGGATAAAGTTGCCAAAATAAAGTTGCCGCGTCCACGGAACTAAAGTTGTCATCCAACAGAACTAAATGTTCGCCCCCTAGCGTTGTAGCGCGACGGGATAAAGTTGTCACCCATATAGAACTAATATTGCCACTTTCACAAACTAAAGCTGTCACTCTGCGGAACTAAAGTACCGAGTACACGcctagattaaaaaaaaagcctaTGAATATTACGAAGTTTGAAACGACTACAGTATCTAAATATCTAAATGGAGCATCACATAAGTACCTTGCGAAAATGTGAGCATCATGATTTGAATCTAATTGGTGAAGTCGTAGCATAACAACTCTACCATCCAAGATTCTTTCCTTGAACTAAGATAAAATTCATAGTACGATTTTTTATCAGACTCGTCTAATTTGTTTACCATGATAGATCTAAACTTGATTCTCAATTGAATTACTCTGATTTAACAAAAATCGTACCAGGGAAATTTAGCTCTGTTTAGTTTTATATGGAATTCAAATAAGTGacattttaaaataaaaaggcaaaGCAAGTGCCTGGTACTTTCCCCAAAgtacaaaaaacaaacaaatgaaccgtttccaaaggaaaaaaacaaattagagAGGATGCAAGTCCTGCAAAGCACAACGCACACACAGCTGTGAAGAGTCATTTACATGAACTTCTATGATTTCCTAGTGCTAGCAACTGCAAACTCAGGATCACAGCCTTTACATTCCCAGTCTAATTAACCTACAGCAGTTTGTCAATATCAACATACGCACGCAAGTATCACATATACCCTTCCTCGCATTTTCCCTGCAGCTAGCGTGGCCTAGGAATACGAAGATACCAATTGAACTGCCCCGGATGTTGACCCGGGAGCGTCTCTCCGGGTATCTGGAAATCCATGTACCGTGACGATGaagcttcctcctcctggaCCGGATAACGCCGGCTGCGGCGGacccgtggccgccgccgacgaagaagacgacgacgactgcGCCGCTTCCTCCTTGCCGTTCCCCTTGAGCTCCGTCTCCGGCTCCGCCCCGGCCCGGCAGAGCGGGCACGTGGTCCTGGACCGCAGCCACGCGTCAACGCACTCCACGTGGAACACATGCCCGCAATTCGGCAGCTCCCGCACCTTGTCCCCGTCCGCGAGCTCCGACAGGCACACGGCGCATTCAGCGTCCCCCGCGGCGCCGGTCGATTTCTGGTACGCCGTGACCGGCAGCGCGGAGAGCGCGGACGCGTCCAGCCCGCGCCGGCTGCTGCCGATCCTGCCGAAGGAGTTCATGGACCGCCGGATGCCGGCCGcgagtccgccgccgccgcggccgcgtgacccgccgccgccgaacgCGCAGCACATGTagagcaggacgcggagggcgacgaagacgacggTGAGCGCGAACAGGATGACGACGGCCGCGAGCAGCACGCGGCCGCTGAAGCTCTGCTGCCGACCGTACGGGTCCGCCGCGGCGCCCGTGTGGTTCGTCATCATCCCTGGCGACGACATGGCGCGGAACGTTAAGCTTTCTGCAAAGTTCCTGTAGTGCTACGAATCGCGGACggaagggaggaaggagacAAGTGAAATTGCAGGTTAATTTATTGGGAACTCGAGTGTGCATGTGGGGATTATCTCTCGGCCGGACTTGGCTTGGGCAAGACGGCGCCGCTCGAGTCAACACGCGTAGTCAGTGTCAATGTGCAGGGTGGATTGATCCGAGGCTGACATGTGGAGTGACGGGAACTATCAGGCTTTCGCACGTCGTCCCATTGCGTGTGGCGCGCGAACGGTGTGTTTGTCAGGTTCGGGAGGATCCGGAGACGTGAATGTTCCGAGAAACACCGAGCACAAGGCAATACCCACGTAATGCGTAGTGAAACGCTGTCTAATAAACACAAGATTCAAAATCAAGAACGATGAAGTCGTTCACGTCTCGCTATTCATGGTACATCATCTCTCCCTAAAACGATAATTCAATTTTGGTTGATATAGAAGACTTATTTGGAGTTTGATCTTTAATATAGCAAAAGTTAAAATTTTAAACAAAACCCTAGCCAGTTAATGCACTTTccaataaaacataagcaaagTATTTTGGGTCTTCATAGGAAAGATATACCGTAGAGAGCCTATTTTTGAAAACCAGACCGGTGATCGAACCGGTCGAGCCTCCGTTCAACCGGCGGTTCACAAactataaataaaataaacttcCATCATAATCACAACTTGTAATTGGCCACCGCGTTGGTCCGTGCGACGCAAGCGGGACATCATGGGTTCGATTGCCGCGAAGCACACCTATTCTTGCACTAAATAACGAGGCCCAGTACGTCAATAGTTCGAAACCCATTAAAGCGAAGGCCCATCGGCGGTCGGACTGCACCAGGTCGGTCCGGTCTGTTTCCTAAAACTAGGGCCTGGAGTGGTGGGACTTGGGAGGCAGGCCCGCATGTGCGGGGCGTCACTAGACAGTCTTTTCACAATGGTAGTGTTTTCGCGGTTGTTCATTGTTCAAGTTCGAATGCCATAAAACATTGTGCTAGCACGGGCGGCCCATACAGACTGAACTAGTTTTCGAACCGCATCACATTTAAAGTAAAACAACAATCAAGTGTCTTATACTCATTCTCTTCTCAAAGcacaagaaaaatacaaagggGTAGTTTTCCACaaataattttaaaaaactGTCATGAAGCTCCGCATATTACATTATCCAAAAAGTTGTGCATTCGTTAAAAAAATGTGCATAAGGAGTACAACCCACACCGCAAGCAATCATTTACCGTGCTTTTATAATTTCCTAGTGCGAGCCATAGTAAAGAATCAAAACCCCTACGTTCACAATAGCCTAAATCGTAGTTTTACAAACCGGAACAGATCGCCAGCTGGTTGAACCGGAAAAAAACGGGACCTAAGACCTCACCAGTTCTTTAAGAGGCACATGACCAACCCCGCCATCAAACTAAAAGAACAGGCCAAAGCCGCTAGTTTTTGATAAAATCGACGAACCGGAATCTGTGAGAAGCCATCCGAACcggccatttttttttatgatacCTCTTGTTAGATTTAATTTTGTGTAAAAAATGGAGGAGTAACTTTGAAAACGGAAGAAAATGGTGCTATCTCTAAGTTTGTCGGGCGATCTAGATTCACAATGTGAAATTATTATGTGGATTATTATTCATATATTCAAGTTTGGATTTGCAGAATACAATTTTTATCTGTTTACTGCAGCATTTATAAATATATCattttatatttaaaaaagagaacattgaATCAACGGTTCGACCTGTAAAAATCTAAACCGATAGCCTCACGGACTGGATCATCCGTCCAATATGCAAAACTATGGTCTACTGATCAACTTGGATCCCTGACTTAAAGTTAAAGTCAGTGACTTTATACAATTTATTTGGGCGGAAATTTTCCCTGCAAATCTAGGCGTAGGAATAGGAAGATACCAATTGACCAGGCCCCGCCGACGTTGACGCGCGGACGTCTCTCTGCCTCTCTGTCATCCGGAAAGCCATGTCCTGTTATGATCAAGCCATCAAGGTCCCTCCTGCACCAAACAACGCcggttgcggcggcggctccgttgccgacggctgcgccgcctccgcctcgccatTCCCCATAGGTCCCGGAGATTCCGCTTCGGCCCGGCAGAGCGGGCACGTCGTCCTGGACCGCAGCCACGCGTCGACGCACTCCAAGTGGAACACGTGGCCGCAGTTGGGCAGCTCACGCACCTTGTCCCCGTCCGCGAGCTCCGACAGGCACACGGCGCAGTCAGAGTCAGGccctccaccgccggcggACGCGCcagcgcggcgctcctgcttcttcttccggtACGCCGTGACCGGCAGCGCGGACAGCGCGGACGCGTCCAGACCGCGCCGCCTGCTGATTCTGCCGAACGAGCTGATCATAGACCGCCGGATGCCGGCCGCGAGTcccccgcggccgcggccgcgtccgccggcggcggagcgaaCCCCGAACACGTACAGCAGGAGGGggatgaagacgaagacgacgatgaGCGCGAGGATGCTGAGGACGGTCGTGAGCAGGACGCGCCCGCTGAACCTGTGATGACCTTCcacggcgcccgccggcgtgCCCGCCGTGTCGGGGCTATTCCCTGACATGGCTCGGATCGGTAATGCTTTCTGCGGTACCTCTGCTATACTAATCGAGaggggagaagagagaaaagcaATTGCTGGTTGATTTATCATGACTAAAGTCTGCATAGGATTTTATCTCTTGGGTCAACGGTCAACACAAGAGTTGTCAATGTCATGTCCGGTGGATTCATGTGTGACAGTGTGAGGCTGATGTGTCGTGACACTAGAAGAGTCGCAGTTCACAGGACGTTTGGCTCCAAAAAATAGTTCGTTAGGGGCTTAGAGCGTCAATACACAAACAAATTAGTCATCAAGTCGCATCATCAGAGTAAACCAAGTGTTATACTCCTCATCTCCCCAAGggacaaaaaaaagacatatTTCCACAAATAAATCTTATTTTTTCAACAACAATCcaactttatttatttagcGAAGGGTACAGTTGATcgaaaaaaataacaacaaaGATTTTACATAAGCGAAAAACCTTTGAAGCCAACTTCTCTGCATGAGCCATCGCATATTgatatttttcaaaatctcTAATCAGGAATCGGTAGAAAAGCAAATCTACATAAGTTGGGATAAACCTTATAGGTTTTGTAGAGCCACATGAGCTGTCTACTTCAGCACGTGAGAACCCGATAACGTTTCCTTGCCTGGTGACCGGGGACACTTATCTCGCAAGACAAGTTGTCAAAAGTTCAACGAACcaatgagattttttttttgacaaaaaaggTCTCGAAGTTGCACATATTTCACTATTGAAAAAGTGGTGCATACTACAGCGCACACTGCGAGCAGTCGTTTACACCTTTTATGATTTTATAGCGCTATACCGTAGCAAAGAATCACATCGCTTGCATTCCCAATCTAAGCTAATTCTGATTTATCATCAGTATGTACATGGAGTTGTGAGTGTGTTACACCATACCCTTCTTTTCGATTTCCCTGCAGCATTTTCCTGGAGTGAAATCCCACCTGCGACTGTAGACCTAGGTATGGGAAGATACCATTTGACGAAGGCCCGACGTTTCCCCGTGGGCGGCTCTCTGGCCATCCGGAAAGCCATCTACGGTCACGATCAAGGTCCCTCCTGCACCAAACAACGCcggttgcggcggcggctccgttGCCGACGactgcgccgcctccgccttggCCCCCGATTCCGCCTCGGCCCGGCAGAGCGGGCACGTGGTCGTGGACCGCAGCCACGCGTCGACGCAGTCGACGTGGAAGACGTGCCCGCAGTTGGGCAGCTCCCGCACCTTGTCCCCGTCCGTGAGCTCCGACAGGCACACGGCGCAGTCGGAGTCAGGCCCTCCACCGGCGGACGCGCCAGCGGCGCTCTCCTTCTTACGGTACGCCGTGACCGGCAGCGCGGAGAGCGCGGACGCGTCCAGCCCGCGCCGGCTGCCGATTCTGCCGAACGAGTTGATGGACCGCAGGATGCCAGCCCCGAGgcccccgcggccgccggagcgAGGCACGAAGGCGTACAGCAGGAGGCggatgaagacgaagacgagggTGAGCGCGAAGAGGATGAGGACGGTCGTGAGCAGGACGCGCGCGCTGAACCTATGATGCCGCGCGTACGGTTCAACGGTGCCCGCCGGCGTGCCCCCCGCCTCGGGGCTGTTCCCTGACATGGCCCGGAGTCGGGTCGGTAGGCTTTCTGCGATACCTctgctactttttttttgaagagaGATAAGTAACTGCTGGTTGATTTATCACAAATCAAGTCGCTGCATAGGATTATCTTTCGGAACTTAGCTTGGGCAAGATGGTGCTTAATTTGGGTCAACCGTCGACAAGAGTGGATTGATGTGTGAGGCTGATATGTGGGGTGACGAGAAGAATCGCAGTTGCTTGTGGCGTGAGAATGGGGTTGTTTTGTCCGGTTAGGGAGATGTGGATGGGGGGATGTTTTTTCTAAGGTTACCTGAGCTTTCAGTACACAAAGACTTTGCTATCTTGTACATTTTGTAAATACAAAGGTGTGCCAGCGACGGCAACAGGAAGCTGCAAGGAAGAGTTTGCCTgctgaaaacttgaaaacgCTGACTTTCTAGAGCAGATGCTACAACTCTCTGGCCACTGAAATTTCCAGAAACCCCGTCGGAGTTGTACAGGAAGGAAATATTACAGGTCCCATCACATTCCATACGAAATTTCAACGGCACTTAAAACGGAGACCGGTGCCTGTGCGCTCCGGCGACCCGgcaccaattttttttagggggtgCGTTCAATCTTCTGGGTCGTCGGCCGTTTCTTTGGGTCCAAGCGAACGCTAAGAAACGCCCATGTTGGGCTTATTCCCGATTGGATTGCTTAAAGGCCCAAGATTCGAGAGGAAAAAGGCCatctcagttttttttttaagaacacAAACAGTCGATCCACGCGATTCGATTGGAAGAAAGAATTGTCTCCGTTTATGAGAAAAACTGGACCTGAAAACCGATAAAATGCAGCAAAGCCGTGCGAAAAATCCTGACAAAAAGCATACACAAGACGAAACCAAATAAGCAAGCCGCTACCGCAAAGACAAAATCTCTTCCGTTCCAACGACGCTAAATAGGAAACAACTCCTTGCGCcagaagaaggtaggcagaACTGAACTTCTTTGATGACCGGAGCCAAAAGAGGTTGTTCCGACGGAAACAGCTCGCGCATTGGCAAGCCCGCGCAGCACGAAGTCCTCTCTGGCCAGGACCATTGCGCGGCCCCCGCAGCAAGCAAGCTCTGTCGCAAAACGAGGGCTCCAGaggcaacgcctccaaggaggaaACGACGTCCGACGTCGTCGCCGTTACCCGACCCGGACATCGAATCAAAGCTTTCGCTCGGAATCACCTCGCTTGCGAAGGGTGAAATGTGGCGGAGTCGCACAACAatgccttcaagaaggaaacGATGTCCAAaaaagccatcgtcgccggcaGCGACAACGTCGATGCTAGGTTTTCACCCGCGGCCACCACACCCACCGCGGACAAGAGCGGACAGCTTCGCAGCGAGCCTGACGACCGAGATCCTGACCAGAGGCCCTCACCATAGCGAGCGCCGACGAAGTTCGCCGAACGTCACGCGCCAAACCACTGCCGGGCACCGGCTAGGGTGCCGCAACCGCCCCACGCACCAGATCCATCCCGCAAAACCATCCACGGCGGCCGAGCGCTGCCGCGAACGGTGACCTCCTCGcggccccgcgccgccacgcacCGGCGACCTTCACCCGCAGCCCCGCGCCAGGCCACACCTGACGCCGCGCACC
The Brachypodium distachyon strain Bd21 chromosome 2, Brachypodium_distachyon_v3.0, whole genome shotgun sequence genome window above contains:
- the LOC104582520 gene encoding RING-H2 finger protein ATL39, with product MAEAKDMHEQTTGCLPVDQSCFALSRLSKAYRSAAHDDIDPACCSTTSYLEVLGISFASLLIILFVLCMIRCYLMRRAVNRVTVGASASASTAASTAAKKRPTGLSKAAIAALPKFEYRGTGDDEGDRWECAICLCAMADGEVARQLPGCMHLFHRACVDMWLVAHTTCPVCRAEVVKPPPDDVKAGGPSEPARLEDGERDLEAQ
- the LOC100824975 gene encoding RING-H2 finger protein ATL39; its protein translation is MSTDTTNTALQPGLGGVGVSPCCGTTTLLAALAGSFACCFLFIIVFLCLRFLNIRRSWARRHSTAQAPLQRQPGLPLLNKRGLDADAIEAMMPSFPYRRDSSASTVECAVCLGAVEEGETARRLPGCGHMFHQACVDVWLLSNASCPVCRGRLADRAAAASASVVPVEMLDDGTVSSSSSTTTGAVPERNGWFGGRASGSGEETDLERQ
- the LOC106865449 gene encoding RING-H2 finger protein ATL74, with product MSSPGMMTNHTGAAADPYGRQQSFSGRVLLAAVVILFALTVVFVALRVLLYMCCAFGGGGSRGRGGGGLAAGIRRSMNSFGRIGSSRRGLDASALSALPVTAYQKSTGAAGDAECAVCLSELADGDKVRELPNCGHVFHVECVDAWLRSRTTCPLCRAGAEPETELKGNGKEEAAQSSSSSSSAAATGPPQPALSGPGGGSFIVTVHGFPDTRRDAPGSTSGAVQLVSSYS
- the LOC100825586 gene encoding RING-H2 finger protein ATL39, yielding MSGNSPDTAGTPAGAVEGHHRFSGRVLLTTVLSILALIVVFVFIPLLLYVFGVRSAAGGRGRGRGGLAAGIRRSMISSFGRISRRRGLDASALSALPVTAYRKKKQERRAGASAGGGGPDSDCAVCLSELADGDKVRELPNCGHVFHLECVDAWLRSRTTCPLCRAEAESPGPMGNGEAEAAQPSATEPPPQPALFGAGGTLMA
- the LOC100825900 gene encoding probable E3 ubiquitin-protein ligase ATL44; its protein translation is MSGNSPEAGGTPAGTVEPYARHHRFSARVLLTTVLILFALTLVFVFIRLLLYAFVPRSGGRGGLGAGILRSINSFGRIGSRRGLDASALSALPVTAYRKKESAAGASAGGGPDSDCAVCLSELTDGDKVRELPNCGHVFHVDCVDAWLRSTTTCPLCRAEAESGAKAEAAQSSATEPPPQPALFGAGGTLIVTVDGFPDGQRAAHGETSGLRQMVSSHT